Part of the Chloracidobacterium thermophilum B genome is shown below.
ACCTTTGAGTTTGGTGGTCTGTGACATCAGCATGCCGCACCTGGATGGCATCGAGCTGTGCAACCTCGTGCGCAGCGACCCGCGGACGGCCGCCATACCGTTCCTTTTCCTCAGCGCCTACCAGGACATCGAGACCCGCCTTCAGGGGCTGTCTGCCGGGGCCAATGATTTTCTGGGCAAGCCGTTCAGTCTCGATGAGCTGGTCTATCGGGTCAACCGCCTGCTGACCAATCGCCGTTCCCCGCTCGTGGATGAAGCCCTCGAAGTCAACCCCAACCACCTGGGGCAGTTTTCCTTCGAGCAGGCGCTTCACGTCATTCGCAGCCAGGCGCTGAGCGGACTGCTGACGGTTATTTTCCCCCAGGGCGAGGTTGGGCGGGCTGTGTTCGAGCAGGGCAACCTGACGGCAGCGGAAATCGAAGCGGCCAACGGCGACAGTGTACTCGCGGGCTCTGTGGCGCTCGAATACCTCTTGCAGTCGCCACGGGTGACGTTCACGTTTTCCGGGCAGCAGACTCTCGACAACGCCGTGCTGATGACCCAGATCACACGGACGGTCGAATCGGAAGCCGGCTAGGAAGCAACGTTGTACGGGTGACACACCCGTGTCGTTTTTTCATTCTCAAGTAACGCCGGTGTGGGATAGGATGCGTCTGTCCTCCCGCCAACTTCTCTGACACGGACGTTCACCACCGATGACTGCCCCGCATACAACCTCATCGCCGGTTGACATTCTGGTTCTGGGCGGTGGCTTTGCCGGCCTCAACACCGCCTTCCAGTTGTCGAACTATCCCTGGACGCGCCCCGTACGCATTACGCTCGTTGACCGCAACGACCGGTTTCTGTTTACGCCGATGGCCTACGAAATTCTCACCGGCGAAGTTGAGGTGTGGGAGATTGCCCCCTTGTACCGCGACATCCTCGGCAACCGGCCGGTGCGGTTCGTGCAGGGCGTCATTGAGCGGATTGACCTTGAAAAACGCCAGGTACAGGTTGGCGACACGACGCACCGGTACGACTATCTCGTGCTGGCGCTGGGGGGACGCCCCAACTTCCGGCAGGTGCCGGGCGCTGACAAATACTCGCAGCCGTTCTATGACCTGGCACACGTCCAGGCCTATCAGAAGCACCTGGCCCACACGCTCGACCGCGCCAGGCAGACCACTGATCCCAAGGTGCGCAAGGCGCTGTTGAACTTTCTGGTGGTTGGCGCTGGCACCTGCGGCGTCGAAGTAAGCTGCAAGCTGGCCGATTACCTTGATGCGCAGTCCCGGGCGTACGGACTCGACCGCCAGGAAATGGAAATCCACCTCATTGACCGCAACGAGCGGATTCTGCGGGGTGTGGCCCACCGTCTGGAGCCGATTGCCCTCGACGCGCTGCGGCGGCGGCGGGTCAACTTGGTTCTGGACTGGGGCGTGACCAAAGTCACCCCGGAAGGCGTCGAAATCCGCTGCGACAAGCAGGGCACGCTCAAGCAGGTGGCGGCGGCCACTGTCACCTGGACTGGCGGCATCGAGATGCATCCGCTTCTGACGGCCCTTCCCGTTGAGAAGGATGCGCACGGGCGGATTCGGGTCACCCAGCAGCTTGAAGTTCCGGGCCAGCGGGGCGTCTATGCACTGGGGGATGCCACGCATTTTCCGACCGACGATGGGCAGGGATTGCCGGCCACGGCTCAGGTTGCCGTCCGGCAGTCAGAAATCGCTGCCTGGAACATTCGCGCCGACATCGAAGGCTGGGTGAAGCTGCCCTACATCTACATCGGGCTGGGTGAAATGCTCACCCTGGGTATCGGAGAAGCTGGTGTGGATGCCTTTGGGATGTGCATCGGCGGCACACTTGGCGCGGCGATGCGGCGTGCGGTCTATCTGACGAAGCTTCCGACGATGGGGCTGAAAGTGCGGGTGGGCGGCACGTGGATGGGTGAAATTGCGAAAAGCCTGCTCGCTACCGGCGAGCGCGCTGTGGATGCTGTCCGGCAGGCTGCCGCACAGGCACAGGTGAATCAGGCAGCCTAGCCAAATGCTCAGGTACCTCCCCGACCGGCTTGTTCCCGGCCGGACGCCCCGGCTGGTTGCAAACCCGGACGCCGACAACGGCAGTCTGGACGGCACGGCCAGCCCTGCCGCTGAAACTGCACCTTCCCGCCGGTATCCTTATTGCTCTGGGCGGATCACTTACCAGACGCCAAACTTCAGCCCAGACGCCAAACTTCAGCCCCGAAGCGTGGGGGAGCCGGACTCTAGCTTGCCGTATAGTACGCGATAGTGTATAATAATGCTCATAGAAAGCACTATAAGCACAGGCAAGGCGGCAAAACTCCCTGGTGTCCCGGTCAAGACGTTGCAGCGTTGGGAACGCGAAGGAAGGCTGATTCCGGTGGCCCGAACGGACAGCAACCGCCGCCTCTACACTGAGACGCGGATCCGTGAGTTCATCGGTTTGCGGCAGGCCAACCACGCGCCAACAAAGCTTGTCGCCTACTGTCGGGTATCGAGTGCGGCGCAGAAGCCGGACCTGGCGAATCAGCGCAAAGTGCTGGAAGAGTTCGTGGTGGCGAAGGGATTGGCGGGGGTCGGGTTTATCGAGGAAGTGGGCAGCGGGCTGGACTTCAGGCGCAAGCGGTTTCTGGCCCTTATGGACGAGATCGGGCGACGGGAAGTCAGGATGCTGATCCTCGCTCACCGGGACCGCCTCACCCGTTTCGGCTTTGAGTGGTTCGAACATTACGCCCAAACCCATGGCTGCGAAGTGCTGGTCCTCAACCAGGAACGGCTGTCTCCCGAACAGGAAATGGTGCAAGACTTAATGACCATCGTGCGCTGTTTTTCGTCTCGGCTGTACGGTTTGAGGAACTATCGAAAGAAGTTGGATGAAGCGCTGAAACAGGATGCGAATGACGTCAAAAAGGCCCAACAATGCAACTGACCCACAAGATCGCTCTTTGTCCGACTCCTGAGCAAGTGGACTACTTCAAGCGCGCCTGCGGCACGGCGCGGCGTGTTTGGAACTGGGCGCTCAATGAGTGGAACAGGCAATACGCAGCAGGCGGCAGGCCAAACGCCATGGCGCTCAAAAAACAGTTCAACGCCATCAAGTACACCGACCCGCAGTGGCTCGATGAGAACGGTCGGCCTTGGTTGCAAGACATTCACCGGGATGCCCACGCCCAGCCGTTCAGGAATCTCGCCAAAGCCTGGGAACGGTTCTTCGCCAACCCTCAAGGAGGGCAAAGAAGCGCACGAGCCACGGCTCAAGAAAAAGGGGCGTTGCCGCGACAGCTTTTATGTTGCCAACGACAAGTTCACCCTGGAAGGCAAGACGATCCGTCTGCCCAGGATCGGTGAAGTCGCCATGACCGAGGAGCTGCGCTTCGCGGGCAGGATTTTGGGCGCAACGGTTTCTCGCACCGCGGATCGTTGGTTTGTGGCCATACAGGTCGAGGTGCCTGATGCGCAATTTTATCGGCGTCGCACGTCGCACGAGGTCAACGGCATCGACCTGGGCATCAAGGCTGCCGCAACGATCTCCAGCGGTGAAGTCATCGAGGCGCCAAAGCCGCTCAAAGCAGCGCTGCGCCGTCTGGAAATCCGTAGCCGACGTCTCAGCCGCAAGCTGGAAGCCGCCAGGAAGGCAGCAGGATTTGAACGCCATGCCCGCCTGCCTGAAGGAACGCGCCTGCCGGTATCGAACAACCGGCAGAAGTCCGCTGCGACATTGGCAAGGCTCTATGCCCGCATGGCCAATATCCGAGCGGATTTCACCCACAAGCTCACGACTCGACTCTGCCGCGAAAACCAAGCGTTGGTGATCGAGGATTTAAACGTCAAGGGGATGCTGGAGAACGAGAAGCTCGCTCGCGCCATCTCTGACGTGGGTTTTGGGATGTTACGCTCGCCGTTGGAATACAAGGCCCGGCGCTACGGTACTCAGCTTACCATCGCTGATCGCTGGTATCCAGGCAGCCGACTGTGCTCCATCTGTGGCTGGAAGAACGAGGCGCTGACATTGAGAGAAATGGGTGTGTGCTCAATGTGGTGCGCACCATGACCGTGACCTCAATGCGGCGCTGAACCTGAAACGGCTGGCAACCGAAACGGCCCTACCCGTGGCGAGTCCGTCCAGCAATGGCGGCGCTGCGGCGGGGACCGTCCCCGCCGTAGTCGGGAAAGTCACGCCTGTCAGATACGACGGTGGTCAACAGGACACGTCGGGGCAGGAAGAGAACCGTGCGCACTTTTGCGCACATTCTTGATAGCAGATAGTGGTGACGTTGGTGCCCGTAACAGTTGAGTTTCCCGCTGGCCGGCAGGCTGCCGCTCCAGCCCAAACCGATGAAGCCGCAACTAGCCGGCTTCGTCCGGCCTGAGCAGCCCCTCGCGCTGCATGGCTTCGCGCAGGCGCTTGATGGCGCGCGCATGCAGGCGCGATCCCCACGACCGTGACAGCCCCAGTTCAGCGGCGTAATCCGCCGCGCTCCGCCCCTTGAAATACAGAGCCTCGATGGTGGCGCGGTCTTCATCAGGCAGTTGCGCCACAAGGCGCATCATCCGGCCGATGAGGTCATCCCGTTCCAGGGCGCTGGCAAAATCCAGGCTCCGGTCGTCGGCAATCGTGAGTTCCTCGTGATCGAGCGACAGCAGGTAAATCGGGATGAGACTTTCAAGCTGCGCCTGCGCGTCGGCAATGTCGTCGTCGAGGGTCGTGCCATGGGACGGACGCCCGGACTCCTCTTCGGCCAGACTGTGGAGAAAATCCGTCGCATTGGCTTCGGCACGCACGCGCCCGCCATCCACCCGGGCAAAGTTGGCCATTTTGCGCACTTCATCCCAGATGGCACCCTTGATGTAGTAGTGGGCAAAGGTCACAAACGACACACCCCGCGCCGGATTGTATTTCTCAGCGGCGCGCACCAGTCCCAGGTTGCCGTAGGCAATCAGGTCGTCGAGTTCGACGCTGGGCGGCAACTTCCGCACAATGTCGTAGGCAATCGTCCGCACGTAGTGCAGATGCTGCTCGATGAGCGCATCCCGCTGGACATTGGGAGATGGCTGCGTTCCGCTCATGCCGTTTCGCGCCACCGTACGGGAGTGACCTCACGTCACCCGGCGGCGGTACGGCGGCGCGCGGCCCGAGCGACGATCTGTTCTGGGTAGTTGCGGATTTCGACAAACTTCTGGGCCGCCAGTTTAGGAAAGTAGCGCGCAGCGGCCAACGCCAAGGGCGCAGTTTCGCCCCCAAGCGCCAGATGTTCCCACTTGGTGGCCCATTCGCGGGCAAACGCGACGGCTTCCGGCCCGGTCAGCCCTTCCTCGCGGGCGCGGGCAAGGCCCTCGCGGTAGGCATGCCCCATCGCCACGGTAATCGTTCCTTCTCCACCGTTGTACGCACCCATGACGAACTTCCAGTACTCATCCCCCTGCGGCGTGCCGTAGCGCGAAAAGGCCATTTCCGTCAGGCGCTGCGCCTTGACGTGCAGCAACCGCGCAGCGGCCGGAATGGCCAGGCTCGGATTGAGCCGCTCGTCGCTTTCCGTTCCCGGAACGCCTACGGACAACCCCAGTTCGCGGGCTTCACGGCGGCCAATCTGGGCAATACCGGCGTAGCCATACTGGTTGACGACATCGGTGCGCAGCCCCGACTCCTGCACGAGCAAACTCTTGAGCAACCGTGGCGGCAATCCCGGACACAGGGCCACGGCCTGCTCGATGAGGGGATCAAGCGCACTGGCTGCGGCCATTTTGTCTTTGCCCACTCCACGCGGCGCGGCATCGTCAGACGATGGCGCAACGAAGTGCCGGTCGGGTCCCCCTGGCGCCTGGCCCGGCGCAGCCGATGACTGAAGGGCGGCCAGGTCGTTGAGCATAGGCTGCACGAGCCGGGCGCTGATGTCGTTCCATTCATCGAGCAGTTCCGGCGACTGCGACAGGTCAGCGCCAATCAGCTCTGGATGGCGCGCCTGAAAGATCAGGTCTGTCAACTGCCACGGATCGGTAAAGCCGGCCTGCACCGCCAGGACAATGGTCTTGAGTTCTTCACGGGTCCGGCGCTGCGTCTCCGGGTCGTTGCCCAGAGCCTGTTCCAGGCGGGTTTCAAAGGCCGTTTTACCGGTGGCACGGGTGGCAGCGGCCGGTTGCCGCAGAAAGGCATCCGGCCGTATCCGCGCCAAGTCAGTACGCTGAATGTTTTGCTCGTTTGCCATGGCACTTCCCCGTCAAGCCAAACTCAAAACCCCGTCTGCCCTTTACCGCTGCCGACGCGGGGGCTTTGCAACGTTTCCGGCGCTCACGCACAGTGCGCCCTATCCTTGGTTATCGTTCGATGTACAGCCATGTTGCGCGCGTCCCAGGAAACGTCCGTGCCAAGACGTACGCGCTGCGCTGGCGGGCTGTGCTAATCTGCACCCCATCTTCAAACGGCTCGTGTCAAACACTTGTTATCCGAAAGGAGTGTTCCCATCCAATGCGAAACCTCTGGCTGCGATACGCCTGGCTGCGATACGGACTCTGCCTGTGGGTCGTCCTTGGACTGCTGCCCGTGGCCGCCACAGCCTACGGGCCCGATGAACCGAAGAAGGCTCCGGCCGTCGAAGGCGAATATGACATGGAAATCACCGTGACCGGCGCGGGGATTTTTCCCGTTGAGCTGAAGGTCATGCGCGACGAGCAAGGCAAACTCATCTGTGAGTCCAAAGACCAGATTGGCGTGTCCATCACGGGTATCACTGTGGACGACGACGGGCAGGTGACGTTGACCGGCAACTACCAGGGCATGGAATTCGAGTTCAAAGGCAAACTCGAAGGCGACACGATGAAGGGTGAGTTCGACATTTCGGGCTACGCCGGCACGTGGGTCGCCACCCGCCGCAAGCCTTCAAAGGAATAATGGTGCAGGGCGAACGGCGGTTCGCCCCTGCCACCGGTCATCCCATGGCGCGTTGGGCCAGTTCGGCAAACAGGCGGGCCATAGCCCCCATGCGGGCAAAACGCTCGTCGTGCGTGAAGCCTTTCACATACCGGAAGTAGATTTGCTGCACGATGACCGCCACCTTGAACAGCGCAAAGGCTTCGTGCCAGCGCATTTCACGGACATCCCGGCGGCTGGTTTCGGCGTAGCGGGCCAGCAGTTCGGCGCGGGTCAGGTTGCCGGGCAGCGCCGTCAGCCCGAAACTCATGGCGTGGACTTCCGGCGGATCATCCCGCTCCACCCAGTAGGCAAGTGCTGTGGCCACGTCCGTCAGCGGATCGCCCACCGTAGCCATTTCCCAGTCCAGCACGGCGCGAATCCGGGTCAGATCGTCCGGGTCGAGAACGACGTTGTCGTACTTGTAATCGTTGTGAATGAGCGTGGCGGCGCTGTCTTCGGGAATGCGCGCCGTCACCCAGGCAATGACCCGTTCCATGGCCGGCACGTCATCGGTCTGGGCAGCGCGATACCGCTTGACCCAGCCCTCGACCTGACGGCGGACGTACCCGGCTCCCCGGTAAAGATCGCGCAATCCGGCGGCTTCGACATCCACGGCATGCAGCTCGGCAAGATGGTCAATGAAGTTTGTCGAAAGCCGGCGCATGGTTTCGGTGTCGAGTGTGATTCCATCCGGGACCCTGGTGCGCAGAATGACGCCCCGCACGCGCGTCATGACGTAAAACGGGACGCCCAACGGCGAACTTTCCGCCGGGATGTAGCACAGCGGCTGTGGCACGCGCGGATAGACCCGGTGCAGGCCCGACAGCACCCGAAACTCGCGGTGCATGTCGTGTCCCGCCTTGATATGTTCCGCGCCAAAGGGCGGACGCCGCAGCACATATTCCCGGTCGCCGCTCCGCAGGGCGTAGGTCAGATTGGAGTGCCCGGCCGGAAACTGCTCGATGATGAGCGGCGGGGCAAGTTCCGGGAGATGCGGTTGCAGGCAGGCCAACAGCGCCTCTGCATCCAAGTCCTCACCAGCCCGGGGTGGACGCGGAGCATCAAGGGCAGAAAGCGGAATGGTCATCGGTGTGCCTCACTGGATGAACCGGCGCGGCCGGTCAGTCTCGGCAGTTGCGTCTGGACAGAGGTCTGGAAAAGGGGAAATAACATACCGTTGACCGGGCGACAACGGGCCGCCGGTTTTTACAGACGGGAATGGGACAGGAAACATCATGACCTCACGACGAGCATTTCTGACGATGGCTTTGTGGCTGGCTTCCGGCACGGGCCTGGGTGCGCCAGCGGCGGCGCACAAATTTCACGCCAGTTTTACGACCATCGAGTTCAACGCGGAAACCGGCTCGCTGGAGATTTCCCTGCGCGTTTTCAGTGATGATCTGGAAAACGCCCTGAGCCGCCAGGCGCGGCGGCGCATTGAACTCGACCGGACGCCGGATGTCGCCGAGCTGGCCAGCGCTTATGTGCGGGAACGGTTCAAACTGCGCTGTACCGATGGCACACCGGTGCGGATGGCGTGGGTCGGCATGGAGCAGCGGGTGGATATGACGTGGATATACATCGAAGCACCGGCTCCTGCTGGCTTCACCGGACTGGAAGCCTTGGTGACGGTCTTCTTCGAGCTGTTCCGCGACCAGAAAAACAACGTCTCATGCAAGGATGCGCAGGGCAAGCGCCACGACATCCTGTTTCGTCCCAGCGACAACACCTTCAAACCGCTGGTGCCAGCTTCCTGATGATGGTGGTGTTCGACTTTGCAGACCCGACGGCCGCCACCGCCTGGTACGCCATTGGCGATCAGGTCATGGGCGGCTGTTCGTCCGGGCAGTTGCGCCCGACGAACCACGGCTTTGCCGTCTTTGAAGGTGTGGTGTCTCTCGCCAACCATGGCGGCTTTGCTTCCGTGCGCTCAGCTCCTCTCGCGCAGCGCCTGCCGCCCCAGGCGGTGTTTGTCATCGAGGTCAGGGGCGACGGGAAAACCTACAGGTTCGTGGTACGCACCGATGCCAATTTTGACGGACTGGCCTATCAGGCCACCTTCACGCCTGCGCCCAACACGTGGCAGACCTGCCGGTTTGCCGCGACTGACTTTGTGCCGACGTTTCGTGGCCGCCCTGTTCCGGCCCCGCCCCTGCGGACGGAAGCCACGACGACTGTGGGCCTGATGATTGCCGGCAAACAGGCCGGCCCCTTTGCCCTGGCCCTGCGGCGGTTGGTGGTTCTCACCGAAGCCTGACCGGCGCGGCTTCCGTGTGGCGCACACTTTGAGCAGGCAGG
Proteins encoded:
- a CDS encoding response regulator, which codes for MPLSSLARRPLSLVVCDISMPHLDGIELCNLVRSDPRTAAIPFLFLSAYQDIETRLQGLSAGANDFLGKPFSLDELVYRVNRLLTNRRSPLVDEALEVNPNHLGQFSFEQALHVIRSQALSGLLTVIFPQGEVGRAVFEQGNLTAAEIEAANGDSVLAGSVALEYLLQSPRVTFTFSGQQTLDNAVLMTQITRTVESEAG
- a CDS encoding NAD(P)/FAD-dependent oxidoreductase, producing the protein MTAPHTTSSPVDILVLGGGFAGLNTAFQLSNYPWTRPVRITLVDRNDRFLFTPMAYEILTGEVEVWEIAPLYRDILGNRPVRFVQGVIERIDLEKRQVQVGDTTHRYDYLVLALGGRPNFRQVPGADKYSQPFYDLAHVQAYQKHLAHTLDRARQTTDPKVRKALLNFLVVGAGTCGVEVSCKLADYLDAQSRAYGLDRQEMEIHLIDRNERILRGVAHRLEPIALDALRRRRVNLVLDWGVTKVTPEGVEIRCDKQGTLKQVAAATVTWTGGIEMHPLLTALPVEKDAHGRIRVTQQLEVPGQRGVYALGDATHFPTDDGQGLPATAQVAVRQSEIAAWNIRADIEGWVKLPYIYIGLGEMLTLGIGEAGVDAFGMCIGGTLGAAMRRAVYLTKLPTMGLKVRVGGTWMGEIAKSLLATGERAVDAVRQAAAQAQVNQAA
- a CDS encoding IS607 family transposase; its protein translation is MLIESTISTGKAAKLPGVPVKTLQRWEREGRLIPVARTDSNRRLYTETRIREFIGLRQANHAPTKLVAYCRVSSAAQKPDLANQRKVLEEFVVAKGLAGVGFIEEVGSGLDFRRKRFLALMDEIGRREVRMLILAHRDRLTRFGFEWFEHYAQTHGCEVLVLNQERLSPEQEMVQDLMTIVRCFSSRLYGLRNYRKKLDEALKQDANDVKKAQQCN
- a CDS encoding RNA-guided endonuclease InsQ/TnpB family protein codes for the protein MRTVGLGCKTFTGMPTPSRSGISPKPGNGSSPTLKEGKEAHEPRLKKKGRCRDSFYVANDKFTLEGKTIRLPRIGEVAMTEELRFAGRILGATVSRTADRWFVAIQVEVPDAQFYRRRTSHEVNGIDLGIKAAATISSGEVIEAPKPLKAALRRLEIRSRRLSRKLEAARKAAGFERHARLPEGTRLPVSNNRQKSAATLARLYARMANIRADFTHKLTTRLCRENQALVIEDLNVKGMLENEKLARAISDVGFGMLRSPLEYKARRYGTQLTIADRWYPGSRLCSICGWKNEALTLREMGVCSMWCAP
- a CDS encoding sigma-70 family RNA polymerase sigma factor, giving the protein MSGTQPSPNVQRDALIEQHLHYVRTIAYDIVRKLPPSVELDDLIAYGNLGLVRAAEKYNPARGVSFVTFAHYYIKGAIWDEVRKMANFARVDGGRVRAEANATDFLHSLAEEESGRPSHGTTLDDDIADAQAQLESLIPIYLLSLDHEELTIADDRSLDFASALERDDLIGRMMRLVAQLPDEDRATIEALYFKGRSAADYAAELGLSRSWGSRLHARAIKRLREAMQREGLLRPDEAG
- a CDS encoding transglycosylase SLT domain-containing protein, which translates into the protein MANEQNIQRTDLARIRPDAFLRQPAAATRATGKTAFETRLEQALGNDPETQRRTREELKTIVLAVQAGFTDPWQLTDLIFQARHPELIGADLSQSPELLDEWNDISARLVQPMLNDLAALQSSAAPGQAPGGPDRHFVAPSSDDAAPRGVGKDKMAAASALDPLIEQAVALCPGLPPRLLKSLLVQESGLRTDVVNQYGYAGIAQIGRREARELGLSVGVPGTESDERLNPSLAIPAAARLLHVKAQRLTEMAFSRYGTPQGDEYWKFVMGAYNGGEGTITVAMGHAYREGLARAREEGLTGPEAVAFAREWATKWEHLALGGETAPLALAAARYFPKLAAQKFVEIRNYPEQIVARAARRRTAAG
- a CDS encoding phosphotransferase family protein codes for the protein MTIPLSALDAPRPPRAGEDLDAEALLACLQPHLPELAPPLIIEQFPAGHSNLTYALRSGDREYVLRRPPFGAEHIKAGHDMHREFRVLSGLHRVYPRVPQPLCYIPAESSPLGVPFYVMTRVRGVILRTRVPDGITLDTETMRRLSTNFIDHLAELHAVDVEAAGLRDLYRGAGYVRRQVEGWVKRYRAAQTDDVPAMERVIAWVTARIPEDSAATLIHNDYKYDNVVLDPDDLTRIRAVLDWEMATVGDPLTDVATALAYWVERDDPPEVHAMSFGLTALPGNLTRAELLARYAETSRRDVREMRWHEAFALFKVAVIVQQIYFRYVKGFTHDERFARMGAMARLFAELAQRAMG
- a CDS encoding DUF6702 family protein produces the protein MTSRRAFLTMALWLASGTGLGAPAAAHKFHASFTTIEFNAETGSLEISLRVFSDDLENALSRQARRRIELDRTPDVAELASAYVRERFKLRCTDGTPVRMAWVGMEQRVDMTWIYIEAPAPAGFTGLEALVTVFFELFRDQKNNVSCKDAQGKRHDILFRPSDNTFKPLVPAS
- a CDS encoding CIA30 family protein, which translates into the protein MFDFADPTAATAWYAIGDQVMGGCSSGQLRPTNHGFAVFEGVVSLANHGGFASVRSAPLAQRLPPQAVFVIEVRGDGKTYRFVVRTDANFDGLAYQATFTPAPNTWQTCRFAATDFVPTFRGRPVPAPPLRTEATTTVGLMIAGKQAGPFALALRRLVVLTEA